One Scylla paramamosain isolate STU-SP2022 chromosome 6, ASM3559412v1, whole genome shotgun sequence DNA segment encodes these proteins:
- the LOC135101430 gene encoding mucin-2-like, with translation MAQKFSLSGVLPALCLLLLAVYAQGLQVCPSLSCPTPAGFFAHPTNCDSYVKCSHGVVTIKQCPEGLDFNPEMRRCDYPRLAQCNITARLVESGCSLKTSDPKTRLKLDLFDSSESSDSSDSSESSESSESSGSSESSVECDCDCCLKPHDMCTKYYECVQSGEAVVRECSDGLVFNPHIENCDFPSNYQCPTTPPVCECDCRYPVEGECNAFYDCKDGEPEKKYCPDGLFFNPETNVCDLNCHQTTPRPPTTTTTTTTTPEPTTTTTTPEPTTTTTTTTTPEPTTTTTSTTTPEPTTTTTTTTTPEPTTTTTTTTTPEPTTTTTTTTTPEPTTTTTTTTTPEPTTTTTTTTTPEPTTTTTTTTTPEPTTTTTTTTTPEPTTTTTTTTPPPPPPTTTTTTTTTPKPITTTTVSPFPCVDCSGGQQYFPHPTDCRKFIQCAPYGPQEMPCAEGTIWNQWLLTCDHEDITPCVTGSYVGPDGNCVHPVITTPKTTTTTTTTITTKAPVTTPDGSVCDVACPAAQGLFPHPQKCGKWVHCDHNIPYVKDCPAGLHFNPRLKVCDWPQSAGCTSGPDHICEIPTPVPTTPAPNATEPTASPMCDCACCHKPADDCTAYYYCDEDQSLSYHKCSEGLVFHPDFDTCVYADMYPQCIVTEPPPVCLCDCYYPSEVCSSYYHCDEGVPVKLDCPEGLYWNQDKKSCDLPQFVNCTMPIRRRPHH, from the exons ATGGCACAGAAGTTTAGCCTCAGCGGGGTGCTTCCGgcactctgcctcctcctgctggctGTCTACGCCCAAG GTCTACAGGTGTGCCCAAGTCTCTCCTGCCCGACTCCAGCCGGCTTTTTTGCTCACCCAACGAACTGCGACAGTTACGTGAAGTGTTCGCATGGAGTCGTTACCATCAAGCAGTGCCCGGAAGGCCTTGACTTCAACCCGGAAATGAGGCGCTGCGATTATCCCCGACTCGCGCAG TGCAACATCACAGCGCGGCTGGTGGAGTCTGGGTGTTCCCTCAAAACCAGTGACCCAAAAACACGCCTCAAGCTCGACTTGTTCGACTCCTCGGAGTCCTCAGACTCCTCAGACTCCTCAGAGTCCTCAGAGTCCTCAGAGTCCTCAGGGTCCTCGGAGTCGTCAGTGGAGTGTGACTGTGACTGTTGCCTCAAACCCCACGACATGTGCACCAAATACTACGAGTGTGTTCAG AGCGGCGAAGCTGTTGTGAGGGAGTGTTCAGATGGGCTGGTATTCAATCCTCACATTGAGAACTGCGACTTCCCGAGCAACTACCAGTGTCCTACGACCCCGCccgtgtgtgagtgtgactgTCGCTACCCCGTGGAGGGTGAATGCAACGCTTTCTACGATT GCAAGGACGGAGAGCCAGAGAAGAAATACTGCCCTGACGGTCTCTTCTTCAACCCTGAAACCAATGTCTGCGACCTAAACTGCCATCAAACCACGCCGCGCCctccaacaaccaccaccaccaccaccactactcctgaacccaccaccaccaccaccactcctgaacctaccaccaccaccactactactaccacacctgagccaaccaccacgactaccagcACTACCACACCTGAGCcaaccaccacgactaccaccactaccacacctgaaccaaccaccacgactaccaccactaccacacctgagccaaccaccacgactaccaccactaccacacctgaACCAACCactacgactaccaccactaccacacctgagccaaccaccacgactaccaccactaccacacctgagccaaccaccacgactaccaccactaccacacctgagccaaccaccacgactaccaccactaccacacctgaaccaaccaccacgactactaccaccacacctccacctcctcctcctaccactactactaccaccacaaccacacctaaacccatcactaccactacagtgTCACCATTCCCATGCGTGGATTGCTCCGGAGGCCAGCAGTACTTCCCTCATCCCACAGACTGCAGGAAGTTTATCCAGTGCGCCCCTTACGGGCCACAGGAAATGCCATGTGCCGAGGGCACCATTTGGAACCAGTGGCTCCTCACCTGTGACCACGAAGACATTACACCTTGTGTCACCGGCAGCTACGTGGGTCCCGATGGCAACTGTGTTCATCCCGTCATCACCACacctaaaaccaccaccaccaccaccaccaccatcaccaccaaggccCCAGTCACAACACCTGATGGCTCTGTGTGTGACGTTGCTTGCCCCGCTGCGCAAGGACTCTTCCCACACCCTCAGAAGTGTGGTAAATGGGTTCACTGTGACCATAACATCCCTTACGTGAAGGACTGCCCCGCTGGTCTACACTTCAACCCACGACTGAAG GTGTGCGACTGGCCACAGTCAGCGGGCTGCACCTCTGGACCAGACCACATCTGTGAGATTCCCACACCCGTCCCAACCACACCAGCCCCCAATGCCACAGAGCCCACCGCCAGCCCTATGTGTGACTGCGCGTGCTGCCACAAACCTGCAGACGACTGCACcgcctactactactgtgat gaGGACCAGTCACTGAGCTACCACAAGTGTTCGGAGGGACTCGTGTTCCACCCTGACTTCGACACGTGTGTGTATGCTGACATGTACCCGCAATGTATCGTCACCGAGCCACCACCAGTCTGTCTATGCGACTGCTACTATCCCTCTGAAGTCTGCTCCTCCTATTATCACT GCGATGAAGGAGTCCCAGTCAAGCTGGACTGTCCCGAGGGCTTGTACTGGAACCAAGACAAGAAGTCGTGCGATCTGCCCCAGTTCGTGAACTGCACCATGCCCATCCGGCGTCGTCCCCACCACTAG